A genomic region of Colletotrichum destructivum chromosome 5, complete sequence contains the following coding sequences:
- a CDS encoding Putative importin-beta domain, armadillo-like helical, exportin-1/Importin-beta — translation MAANGASEAFAPSDVLSAMVTMRGGEQESKKKAHAYLERFQKSKDAWGTIIGILQSDGEPEAKLFAAITLRGKITYDLATQVSETELPALRDQILLLLKHFAAGPKPIRVQLCVCLATLAVQMKDWKDVLPTVVSSLGDSVESHAAILDFLRVLPEEVTEGRKITLTEEELSQRTRELLGDNTDQVVQLLINYAQSSASAAQNPQLMECITSWLREVPVSTVVNSPLLDVIFNAVGNDQASQEAAECLCTIFRETRDVDDNLEVIQVLLPRVISLRPRIAAAVEDEDTEVYKSLTKIFALAAEAWVVAIAREPGHFGSLVDAVLECAARDKDRDVIEHTFQFWYELKQYIVLERYIEARLQLVDTYSKLVDILLKHLEYPQSESASETDLFDGDREAEEKFREFRHQMGDTLKDSCEVMGVTDCLTKVLAAIKIWMHKYAGQASASSVPHWQELEAPLFAMRAMGQMVDKEENVVLPQLMPLLVQIPGHEKLRFATIMVLGRYTEWTSAHPEYLEPQFNYIVTSFQTDSKEVVRAAAMAIKYFCTDCKQLLSGQVLQMQTFYDQILDKLPDMSQEEITEGVASVVAVQPPAEIYKLLKLYCDPLVQRLMNKANVATDDKGKLALADHLQLITIFIQIVVPYVGPGEENPAVKYWQEVFPVLATILDNFMGFVPICERICRCWRNMIISYRTAMTPLLPEMANKLAGGFAASRQGAFLWVTAAILREFSEDREHVNHEITQSIYAFFEAQTTTFLRVMSDLQPSELPDVIEDFFRLLIDALLYYPAKLIPSELLGPIFEAAVYALTLEQRDPLSATLHFLRDLLTYGGDNPATSDVLPPDVAAHIREVVSKLLANHGEKLVKQVMAGMMITFPRDCFADGSGVLLAMFELFPSQTTNWVERTIQLLPQGTITPVEANRLMTKIKERLGGNDSTAIRQVRALLQDFTNTYRRRYVAPREGLGQLEAARFHFTG, via the exons ATGGCAGCGAATGGAGCCTCGGAGGCTTTTGCACCCAGCGATGTGCTGTCGGCTATGGTGACCATGCGAGGAGGAGAGCAGgaaagcaagaagaaggcgcaCGCATACTTGGAGCGGTTCCAGAAATCT AAAGATGCTTGGGGTACCATTATCGGCATTCTTCAATCGGACGGAgagcccgaggccaagcTCTTTGCGGCTATCACTTTGCGCGGAAAG ATCACCTACGACCTGGCAACGCAAGTATCGGAAACCGAACTGCCTGCGCTACGGGATcagatcctcctccttctcaaaCATTTCGCCGCTGGTCCCAAGCCGATACGAGTTCAGCTCTGCGTCTGTTTGGCGACACTGGCGGTGCAGATGAAGGACTGGAAAGATGTACTTCCTACAGTCGTATCATCTCTCGGTGACAGCGTTGAGAGCCACGCTGCCATTCTCGATTTTTTGCGCGTGCTCCCCGAGGAGGTGACCGAAGGCCGCAAAATCACCTTAACT gaagaagagctttCCCAACGGACTAGGGAATTGCTGGGTGACAACACGGACCAGGTTGTGCAGCTGCTCATCAACTATGCTCAATCGTCAG CGAGTGCGGCCCAGAATCCTCAACTGATGGAGTGTATCACTTCGTGGCTGCGCGAGGTTCCCGTCAGCACCGTTGTCAATTCTCCTCTACTCGACGTCATTTTCAACGCCGTCGGCAATGATCAAGCATCACAGGAAGCAGCAGAGTGCTTGTGCACGATTTTTAGAGAGACCAGGGATGTGGACGACAACTTGGAAGTCATTCAGGTCCTCCTTCCACGAGTCATTTCCCTGCGTCCGAGAATCGCGGCAgccgtcgaggatgaggacaCCGAGGTTTACAAGTCACTCACCAAGATTTTTGCCTTGGCCGCTGAGGCTTGGGTTGTAGCCATTGCTCGCGAGCCTGGTCACTTCGGATCGCTTGTCGATGCAGTCCTTGAGTGCGCCGCCCGAGACAAGGACCGGGATGTCATTGAGCATACGTTCCAGTTCTGGTACGAGTTGAAGCAGTACATTGTTTTGGAACGATACATCGAGGCAAGACTGCAGCTTGTGGATACGTACTCGAAACTCGTGGACATCCTGCTCAAGCACCTGGAATACCCGCAATCGGAATCGGCGAGCGAGACGGATCTTTTCGACGGCGACCGTGAGGCAGAGGAGAAGTTCCGCGAATTCCGACACCAGATGGGCGACACCCTGAAGGACTCTTGCGAGGTGATGGGCGTGACTGACTGCCTCACAAAGGTGCTTGCAGCTATCAAAATTTGGATGCACAAATACGCCGGCCAAGCTTCGGCGTCATCGGTCCCGCACTGGCAAGAATTGGAGGCACCCCTTTTCGCCATGCGCGCCATGGGACAAATGGTTGACAAGGAGGAGAACGTTGTACTGCCGCAACTGATGCCCCTCCTTGTTCAGATCCCCGGGCACGAGAAGCTTCGTTTCGCCACCATCATGGTTCTCGGTCGGTACACAGAGTGGACTTCTGCCCATCCTGAGTACCTCGAACCTCAGTTCAACTACATCGTAACCTCCTTCCAGACGGACTCAAAGGAAGTCGTCAGGGCTGCCGCCATGGCGATCAAGTATTTCTGCACCGACTGCAAACAGCTCTTGAGCGGACAGGTACTCCAGATGCAAACATTCTACGACCAGATTCTTGACAAGCTGCCTGATATGAGTCAGGAGGAGATCACAGAGGGGGTTGCTAGCGTCGTTGCTGTGCAGCCGCCTGCCGAGATTTACAAGCTCCTCAAGCTCTACTGCGACCCGTTGGTCCAGCGGTTGATGAACAAAGCCAACGTTGCAACCGACGACAAGGGCAAGCTGGCCCTCGCAG ACCATCTCCAGCTTATCACCATCTTCATCCAAATCGTCGTACCGTACGTTGGACCCGGCGAGGAGAACCCCGCCGTCAAATACTGGCAAGAGGTTTTCCCGGTACTGGCCACGATTCTGGACAATTTCATGGGTTTCGTTCCCATCTGCGAGAGGATTTGCCGCTGCTGGCGTAACATGATCATCTCGTACCGCACGGCAATGACACCCCTGTTGCCGGAGATGGCCAACAAGCTGGCAGGCGGCTTTGCTGCCTCGAGACAAGGCGCGTTTCTCTGGGTCACGGCGGCGATACTGAGGGAGTTTTCCGAGGATCGGGAGCACGTAAACCACGAGATCACCCAGAGCATCTACGCCTTCTTCGAAGCCCAGACCACCACTTTCTTACGGGTGATGAGCGACCTCCAACCCAGCGAACTGCCTGATGTCATTGAAGACTTCTTCCGACTTCTCATTGACGCGCTCCTATATTACCCGGCCAAGTTGATTCCGTCGGAGCTTCTAGGTCCCATTTTCGAAGCTGCCGTGTACGCTCTGACGTTGGAGCAGCGCGACCCTCTGTCTGCCACGCTGCACTTTCTCCGCGATCTCCTCACGTACGGAGGCGACAATCCTGCGACGTCGGATGTACTGCCTCCAGATGTTGCTGCTCACATCCGCGAGGTGGTGAGCAAGTTACTTGCCAATCACGGCGAGAAGTTGGTCAAGCAAGTCATGGCTGGCATGATGATCACTTTTCCGCGGGATTGCTTTGCCGATGGTAGCGGGGTCTTGCTGGCAATGTTCGAGCTCTTCCCGTCCCAAACGACCAACTGGGTGGAGCGTACCATCCAGCTTCTGCCCCAAGGTACCATCACGCCAGTCGAGGCGAATCGATTGATGaccaagatcaaggagcgactcggcggcaacgatTCCACCGCTATCAGACAGGTGAGGGCACTCCTCCAAGATTTCACCAACACATATCGCCGGCGGTACGTGGCCCCACGGGAGggtctcggccagctggaAGCAGCCCGCTTCCACTTTACAGGTtag
- a CDS encoding Putative small nuclear ribonucleoprotein E — MTGRGGGGGRRVLLPPINFIFKLLQQHTTVQIWLYEQLSIRIEGKIRGFDEFMNLVIDDAVEVKQITKTNLEEKRTPLGQILLKGDNVSLIQSLSN; from the exons ATGACCGGacgtggaggaggcggcggtcgcAGGGTGCTGCTCCCACCCATCAACTTTATATTCAAGCTTCTCCA ACAACATACTACCGTTCAGATTTGGCTCTACGAACAGCTGTCGATCCGAATCGAAGGCAAGATCAGG GGTTTCGATGAGTTCATGaacctcgtcatcgacgatGCGGTTGAAGTGAAGCAGATTACCAAAACCAACCTGGAGGAGAAGCGGACACCGCTGG GGCAAATACTGCTGAAGGGCGACAACGTCTCGTTGATCCAGAGTTTATCGAACTAG
- a CDS encoding Putative 5-formyltetrahydrofolate cyclo-ligase, nagB/RpiA transferase yields the protein MASLVAAKNQLRSAMKDRLTGIAHDSIKAQSQAVFETLKTFRPYVEAQKVSIFLSMPSGEIQTDDIVRHALLAGKHVYIPYLHKSPFAPGETPPRVMDMVRLRDLHDYESLQLDKWGIPSIDPRTVNQRDRVLGEPGAESSELSFLDLMLLPGVAFDIDSNSGSLRRLGHGKGFYDLFIRRYASKYSELSSLRHPILLYGLALSEQFLSQPSDGPVPVAQHDQQLHGLILGNGEVKRPADSSRSK from the exons ATGGCTTCATTGGTGGCTGCGAAGAACCAGCTGCGTTCTGCTATGAAGGACAGACTTACTGGCATCGCACACGATTCAATCAAAGCCCAGA GCCAAGCCGTCTTTGAGACACTCAAGACGTTTAGACCATACGTGGAGGCGCAGAAGGTTAGCATCTTTCTTTCGATGCCCTCAGGCGAAATCCAGACAGACGACATTGTGCGTCATGCCCTATTAGCTGGGAAACACGTCTACATCCCGTACCTGCACAAGTCGCCCTTTGCGCCAGGAGAAACACCTCCCAgagtcatggacatggtGCGGCTGCGCGACCTACACGACTACGAATCCCTGCAGCTGGACAAATGGGGCATTCCCAGCATCGACCCCAGGACGGTAAACCAGAGAGACCGAGTTCTCGGCGAACCTGGCGCAGAGTCCTCCGAGCTGTCTTTCCTGGACCTAATGCTACTTCCTGGAGTCGCATTTGACATAGACAGCAACTCAGGCTCACTGCGACGGCTGGGTCATGGGAAGGGGTTTTATGATCTTTTTATCAGAAGGTACGCATCAAAGTACAGCGAGTTGTCGTCCCTGAGGCATCCTATATTGCTCTACGGCCTGGCTCTATCGGAGCAGTTCCTCTCCCAGCCCTCAGATGGCCCGGTTCCTGTGGCGCAGCACGACCAACAACTCCATGGCCTGATCCTGGGAAACGGAGAGGTCAAGAGGCCGGCAGACAGTTCCCGCAGCAAATAG
- a CDS encoding Putative AMP-dependent synthetase/ligase domain, AMP-binding, ANL domain-containing protein has translation MAQIPPPKSKLDILPKMQAKGPFSVPSPGVEAKDGETVPRRLPQAVPDLITIPGGNITTTYELVKQSAEKYGNARCLGSRKLVNTHRETKKVKKMVDGEEREVDKQWTYFELSPYEYITFHEYERLTLQLGSGLRKLGMIKGDRVHLYAATSSHWLAMSHAAASQSMPVVTAYDTLGEEGLRYSMVATSAKAIFLDPHLLPTLVNVLQEAKDIRYVIWNSQNQIQQTHVEQLKSAHPEIQILSIDELRKLGEENPVEAVPPTTDDLCCIMYTSGSTGTPKGVPLKHKAVVAAVAGVSAVVQPFIGPGDGLLTYLPLAHILEFVFENACIYWGTTMGYGNPKTLSDNSVRNCAGDIREFKPSVMVGVPAVWETVKKGIIAKVNAGSSLVKTLFWNALSAKTHMMNAGIPGSGVLDSIVFKKLKEATGGRLKLCMNGGGPIAKETQQFISMAIAPMIIGYGLTETTAMGCLMNPLEFNVNNMGAMPASIEVKLVDFAEAGYYSTNKPNPQGEVWIRGPSVLDEYYENPKETKEAITEDGWFKTGDIGEFDHNGHLKLIDRKKNLVKTLNGEYIALEKLESIYRAAAVVANICVYADANKAKPIAIIVPAEPALIKLAESIGVKGNNLEELVHDKKLQAAVLKELQNAGRSGGLSGIEIIEGVVMSDEEWTPQNDLVTAAQKLQRKKILEKYKNDVAKAYGSS, from the exons ATGGCTCAAATCCCACCTCCCAAGTCAAAGCTTGACATCTTGCCCAAGATGCAGGCAAAGGGCCCCTTCTCCGTCCCCTCACCCGGCgtggaggccaaggacggcgagaCCGTGCCGCGCAGACTGCCGCAGGCCGTCCCCGACTTGATCACGATTCCTGGCGGCAACATTACCACCACCTACGAGCTCGTTAAGCAGAGCGCCGAGAAGTATGGCAACGCCAGGTGCCTGGGCTCGCGCAAGCTGGTCAACACCCACCGCGAGACTAAAAAAGTCAAAAAGATGGTCGACGGTGAGGAgcgcgaggtcgacaagCAGTGGACCTACTTCGAGCTGAGCCCTTACGAATACATCACCTTCCACGAGTACGAGCGTCTCACCCTTCAGCTCGGCTCTGGCCTCCGCAAGCTAGGCATGATCAAGGGCGACCGTGTGCACCTCTACGCCGCCACGAGCTCGCACTGGCTGGCAATGTCTCATGCTGCTGCATCACAGTCTATGCCCGTCGTGACGGCGTACGACACgctcggcgaagagggtCTGAGATACTCCATGGTTGCGACCTCCGCGAAGGCTATCTTCCTCGACCCTCACCTGCTGCCGACCCTTGTCAACGTCCtccaggaggccaaggacatccGCTACGTCATTTGGAATTCTCAGAACCAGATCCAGCAGACGCACGTGGAACAGCTCAAGTCTGCACACCCCGAGATCCAAATTCTGAGCATCGACGAGTTACGGAAACTCGGAGAGGAGAACCCTGTCGAAGCCGTTCCTCCCACCACCGACGACTTGTGCTGTATCATGTATACCTCGGGTTCGACCGGCACCCCTAAGGGTGTTCCTCTGAAGCACAAGGCCGTTGTTGCCGCTG TTGCTGGTGTTAGTGCCGTTGTGCAGCCCTTCATTGGCCCTGGGGATGGCCTCCTGACCTACCTCCCGCTCGCCCACATTCTCGAGTTTGTCTTTGAGAACGCCTGCATCTACTGGGGGACCACCATGGGTTACGGCAATCCCAAAACGCTGTCCGACAACTCGGTCCGCAACTGCGCTGGTGATATTAGGGAATTTAAGCCCTCCGTCATGGTCGGTGTTCCCGCAGTCTGGGAGACAGTGAAGAAGGGGATTATCGCCAAGGTCAACGCAGGCAGTTCTCTCGTCAAGACGCTCTTCTGGAATGCGCTATCTGCCAAGACGCACATGATGAACGCGGGTATCCCCGGCTCTGGAGTGCTCGACTCTATCGTTttcaagaagctcaaggaggcGACTGGTGGGCGTCTCAAGCTCTGCATGAACGGAGGTGGCCCCATCGCCAAGGAAACCCAGCAGTTTATTTCGATGGCCATCGCCCCCATGATCATTGGCTACGGTCTTACCGAGACTACCGCCATGGGCTGCCTTATGAACCCCTTGGAATTTAACGTTAACAACATGGGTGCAATGCCGGCGTCCATCGAGGTCAAGCTGGTTGAtttcgccgaggccggttACTACTCCACCAACAAGCCCAACCCCCAGGGTGAGGTTTGGATTCGTGGACCCTCGGTTCTGGATGAGTACTACGAGAACCCCAAAGAGACGAAAGAGGCCATCACCGAGGATGGCTGGTTCAAGACGGGCGATATCGGCGAGTTTGACCACAATGGCCACCTTAAGCTCATTgacagaaagaagaacttgGTCAAGACGCTCAACGGCGAGTATAtcgccctcgagaagctcgagtcCATCTACCGCGCCGCTGCTGTGGTTGCCAACATTTGTGTCTACGCCGATGCCAATAAGGCCAAGCCGATTGCAATCATCGTCCCTGCCGAGCCGGCTTTGATCAAACTAGCGGAGAGCATCGGTGTCAAGGGCAACAACCTCGAGGAGCTAGTACACGACAAGAAGCTGCAGGCCGCTGTTCTGAAGGAACTGCAGAATGCTGGCCGTTCGGGCGGTCTCTCCGGGATTGAGATTATCGAGGGTGTTGTCATGTCCGACGAGGAATGGACCCCTCAAAAC GACCTGGTTACGGCGGCGCAGAAGCTTCAGCGTAAGAAGATCCTGGAAAAGTACAAGAACGATGTTGCCAAGGCCTACGGCTCGTCCTAA
- a CDS encoding Putative EF-hand domain, Recoverin family, with protein MGKSQSKLSQEQLAELQKSTHFDKKELQQWYKGFLKDCPSGMLTKEEFQKIYRQFFPFGDPSSFADYVFNVFDSDKSGSIDFKEFICALSVTSRGKMEDKLDWAFQLYDIDGDGKISYDEMLKIVEAIYKMVGSMVKLPEDEDTPEKRVRKIFRMMDKDENGSLDMEEFKEGSKRDETIVSALSLYDGLV; from the exons ATGGGCAAATC TCAGTCCAAGCTCTCCCAGGAGCAGCTAGCCGAACTGCAGAAGTCGACTCATTTCGACAAGAAGGAGCTCCAGCAATGGTACAAGG GCTTCCTCAAGGACTGCCCCTCGGGCATGCTCACCAAAGAAGAGTTCCAGAAGATATATAGGCAGTTCTTCCCCTTCGGAGACCCGAGTTCGTTTGCAGATTATGTCTTCAACGTATTCGACAGCGACAAGTCCGGTAGTATCGACTTTAAGGAATTCATCTGCGCCCTGAGTGTTACGAGCCGAGGCAAGATGGAGGACAAGCTCGACTGGGCATTCCAGCTGTATGACATTGACGGGGATGGAAAAATCAGCTACGATGAGATGCTCAAAATTGTCGAGGCAATCTACAAGATG GTCGGCTCCATGGTTAAGCTCCCTGAAGACGAAGATACCCCCGAGAAGCGGGTACGTAAGATCTTTCGCATGAtggacaaggacgagaacGGCAGTCTGGACATGGAGGAGTTTAAAGAGGGCAGCAAACGAGACGAGACCATTGTCTCGGCGCTATCCCTCTACGATGGCCTGGTGTAA
- a CDS encoding Putative hemerythrin, with the protein MADQKPWADGPFELISSTRAGSKKGVKTAGANRMAEDMTIIHNLIIRILNTVYLQCVNVEKSPNDIQDFVSYAIEWAKMVEEHHHTEEETVFPQIERLAGVPGLMQANVAQHEAFHEGLHAYMGYLEKVHKSDEAYSGERLRSIIDSFMPTLRQHLSDEIDTLLKLGDYDRDWEAWFEKLVKELLAKRGDPNLKTTTIPLLLTNRDTTFEDGIYAWWPPLPWFVPLMMRWFLIPTHKNWWRFSSCDDRGAPKELPFA; encoded by the exons ATGGCGGACCAAAAACCATGGGCTGATGGGCCATTCGAGCTCATCAGCAGCACTCGCGCTGGCTCCAAG AAAGGCGTAAAGACAGCAGGAGCGAACCGCATGGCCGAGGACATGACTATCATCCACAACCTTATCATCCGGATCCTCAACACAGTCTACCTGCAATGCGTCAACGTGGAGAAGTCCCCCAACGACATCCAAGACTTTGTGTCGTATGCGATAGAGTGGGCCAAAATGGTGGAGGAGCACCACCATACTGAGGAGGAGACCGTCTTCCCCCAGATCGAACGGCTGGCGGGTGTGCCGGGGTTGATGCAGGCCAACGTCGCGCAGCACGAAGCTTTCCACGAAGGCTTACATGCGTATATGGGCTACCTGGAAAAGGTGCACAAGAGCGATGAGGCTTACAGCGGAGAGAGACTCAGAAGCATCATCGACTCATTTATGCCCACCCTGCGGCAGCATTTGAGTGACGAAATCGACACACTGTTGAAGCTGGGGGATTATGACCGCGACTGGGAGGCGTGGttcgagaagctcgtcaaggagCTGCTTGCGAAAAGAGGCGACCCCAATCTCAAG ACGACTACAATTCCACTTCTCCTCACAAACCGAGACACGACGTTTGAGGACGGTATTTATGCGTGGTGGCCTCCGCTACCGTGGTTCGTGCCGTTAATGATGCGGTGGTTTCTTATCCCCACACACAAGAACTGGTGGCGGTTTTCTTCGTGCGACGACCGGGGCGCGCCCAAAGAGCTTCCCTTTGCGTGA
- a CDS encoding Putative CDC45 family protein translates to MYLPRALISKLYLHLQNTRHPLSPPVLVLVALEPDALCACRILTRLLKHDYIPHKIQPVSGYADLDRAGRNLVQPMMETQGGSGGVVVCLGVGGMVDLGSLLGLESEGEELTFGGVEVWVMDSHRPWNLGNVFGGFPLEPVVEEGASLRSRCPAGVTAGRIDRTYQPGKGGIVVFDDGDIEDDLTAEKEAYLALLDMPEVDDDGDDLGDNDDADDEDLFEESAHAGQKRKSWSDPDEEDESSDTDDRPHQRRRSNSSSSIPSSPQHPAHRGLVSLRDAGMVLSSDPLEPPSAAQPPPAPSAKVLRRRLLRLRREKEDILRKYYKIGASFSEPISSMMYSLASELGREDNDLLWLTIVGVTSMELYGRSSAGIAVPVRNSDRGQGNGWMGVRGARIRQLLRDEVRRLNPPEVTNGRASTAESSGLIPTTARSPEDTSIRLSPEPKFLLIRHWSLYDSMLHSPYLFARLKTWSETGLKRLHKLLAKMGVSLVQCKQSYTHMDMMLKRELRTKLLKYASLYNLDDMVPSVDTDGRDRAGAKDGWGFVRSWGWRATLSAQDVGVVIGALLEVGKHNDVAELTQAPKESQFDEVDDDEVVAAQGEEWVGRFWEAYDALEDIDALKAGLPTAQFLHRAIYRTGTSLINKKQIKHLRAFRMCVVKEGPDVPVFGHPAALTKLALWVGEALVEQEKDTTGRLSHGGRGTPLVVASLNDKRGVYLVVGTGGGGGPDTTFLDREAAKKRQVAKEAKSKQLEESRRKKKNIREEKRAARRATGQEDEDEDEELDTESEASGGSDSEGDEEEEAKEKGYGLNRFGSAFQEVVAETNARVRIDSFEHCVVEVKKEDLGGFLESLSMKTVVG, encoded by the exons ATGTATCTTCCACGGGCACTCATATCCAAACTCTATCTCCACCTACAAAATACGCGAcaccctctctcccctccagttctcgtccttgtcgcGCTCGAGCCCGACGCTCTCTGCGCATGTCGAATCCTGACCCGCTTACTGAAGCACGACTACATTCCCCATAAGATCCAGCCCGTCTCCGGATATGCCGACCTCGATCGCGCCGGCCGGAATCTGGTTCAACCCATGATGGAGACCCAAGGAGGCAGCGGAGGAGTGGTTGTTTGCCTCGGTGTTGGCGGCATGGTCGACCTGGGAAGTTTGCTGGGACTGGAATCAGAGGGGGAAGAATTGACATTTGGTGGTGTTGAAGTTTGGGTCATGGACTCTCATCGTCCGTGGAACTTGGGTAATGTCTTTGGTGGCTTTCCCCTTGAGCccgttgtcgaggagggcgccaGCCTACGGTCAAGATGTCCTGCAGGCGTAACGGCGGGTCGCATTGACCGCACATACCAACCTGGAAAAGGCGGTATCGTCGTATTTGATGATGGCGACATCGAAGACGACCTGACTGCGGAAAAGGAAGCGTATCTGGCCTTGCTCGATATGCCCGAggttgatgacgacggcgatgattTGGGAGAcaacgacgatgccgacgacgaggatctgTTCGAAGAATCTGCACATGCCGGTCAAAAGAGGAAAAGCTGGTCCGATCctgacgaagaggacgagtCTAGCGACACGGATGATCGGCCGCACcaacgaagaagaagcaatTCT TCATCTTCGATACCCTCATCGCCACAACATCCAGCTCACAGAGGGCTGGTCTCTCTGCGGGATGCCGGTATGGTTCTCTCCAGTGACCCTCTGGAACCTCCATCTGCTGCTCAACCACCGCCCGCACCATCTGCCAAAGTGCTGCGACGTCGCCTGCTACGGCTGcgaagagagaaggaagacaTTCTCCGAAAGTATTACAAGATTggcgcctccttctccgagCCAATTTCTTCGATGATGTACTCGTTGGCCTCAGAGCTTGGCCGAGAAGACAACGACTTACTATGGCTCACCATTGTTGGTGTCACCTCAATGGAGCTTTACGGCAGATCCTCTGCAGGTATTGCGGTCCCAGTTCGCAACTCTGACAGGGGTCAAGGAAACGGATGGATGGGAGTCCGAGGTGCCCGTATCCGCCAACTGCTACGAGACGAAGTCCGACGTCTCAACCCCCCTGAAGTCACCAATGGTCGCGCGTCGACCGCCGAGAGCTCAGGCCTCATCCCCACCACGGCTCGTAGTCCTGAAGACACAAGCATTAGACTGTCACCGGAGCCCAAGTTCCTCCTGATCAGACACTGGAGTCTTTACGACAGCATGCTTCATTCGCCGTATCTGTTTGCGCGGCTGAAGACTTGGAGCGAGACAGGTCTGAAGCGACTCCACAAACTCCTCGCCAAGATGGGTGTCAGCCTGGTTCAGTGCAAGCAGAGTTACACGCATATGGACATGATGCTGAAGCGAGAGCTGCGGACGAAGCTGCTCAAGTACGCTTCTCTGTACAACCTGGACGACATGGTTCCTTCGGTCGATACGGATGGCAGGGACCGCGCTGGCGCCAAGGACGGCTGGGGATTCGTCCGCAGTTGGGGCTGGCGAGCAACCCTAAGTGCGCAGGATGTCGGCGtggtcatcggcgccctTCTGGAAGTGGGAAAACATAACGACGTTGCCGAGCTCACGCAAGCGCCCAAGGAATCTCAATTCGATGAagtggatgatgatgaggtcgtCGCCGCGCAAGGAGAGGAATGGGTTGGTCGATTCTGGGAAGCTTATGATGCACTCGAGGA CATTGATGCCCTCAAAGCAGGACTACCCACTGCCCAATTCCTCCATCGTGCTATCTACCGCACCGGCACATCACTCATCAACAAGAAACAGATCAAGCACCTGCGAGCATTCCGTATGTGCGTGGTCAAAGAAGGACCCGATGTTCCCGTCTTCGGGCACCCGGCTGCACTCACCAAACTTGCTCTCTGGGTTGGCGAGGCTCTCGTAGAGCAAGAGAAGGACACTACAGGTCGTCTGTCTCACGGAGGTCGCGGCACACCGCTAGTCGTTGCCAGCCTCAACGACAAGCGCGGCGTCTATCTTGTTGTGGGgacaggcggcggcggtggcccgGACACCACATTCCTTGACCGCGAGGCCGCCAAAAAGCGGCAAGTGGCCAAGGAAGCGAAATCTAAGCAGCTTGAGGAGTCGCGgcgcaagaagaaaaacatCCGCGAAGAGAAGCGGGCGGCTCGTCGAGCTACTGgtcaggaggacgaggacgaggatgaggagctGGATACAGAGTCAGAGGCATCTGGTGGCTCGGACTCGGAAggtgacgaggaagaggaggccaaggaaaAGGGCTACGGCCTAAACCGCTTTGGATCGGCGTTCCAGGAAGTTGTGGCTGAGACCAACGCCCGCGTCCGTATAGACAGCTTCGAGCACTGCGTGGTGGAAGTCAAAAAGGAGGATCTGGGCGGCTTCTTGGAAAGCCTGAGCATGAAGACCGTTGTTGGTTGA